One genomic segment of Mycolicibacterium psychrotolerans includes these proteins:
- the wzt gene encoding galactan export ABC transporter ATP-binding subunit Wzt/RfbE, whose protein sequence is MVSPEPYIHTRNAWVEFPIFDAKTRSLKKAFLGKAGGAIGRNESNVVVIEALRDITLSLKMGDRVGLVGHNGAGKSTLLRLLSGIYEPTRGVATVQGRVAPVFDLGVGMDPEISGFENIIIRGLFLGQTRKQMLAKVDEIADFTELGDYLSMPLRTYSTGMRVRLAMGVVTSIDPEILLLDEGIGAVDADFLKKAQTRLAQLVERSGILVFASHSNEFLARLCNTAMWIDHGTVKLEGGIEEVVRAYEGEDAARHVREVLEETAHTHER, encoded by the coding sequence GTGGTCAGTCCTGAGCCCTACATCCACACGCGCAACGCGTGGGTGGAGTTCCCGATCTTCGACGCCAAGACGCGCTCGCTGAAGAAGGCGTTCCTCGGCAAGGCAGGCGGCGCGATCGGGCGCAACGAGTCCAACGTCGTCGTCATCGAGGCGCTGCGCGACATCACGCTGTCGCTCAAGATGGGCGACCGCGTCGGCCTGGTCGGGCACAACGGCGCGGGCAAGTCGACCCTGCTGCGGCTGCTCTCGGGCATCTACGAACCCACCCGCGGCGTGGCCACCGTGCAGGGCCGGGTGGCCCCGGTGTTCGACCTCGGGGTGGGCATGGACCCCGAGATCTCCGGGTTCGAGAACATCATCATCCGGGGGCTGTTCCTCGGGCAGACCCGCAAGCAGATGCTGGCCAAGGTCGACGAGATCGCCGACTTCACCGAACTCGGCGACTACCTGTCGATGCCGCTGCGCACGTACTCCACCGGCATGCGGGTGCGGCTCGCGATGGGCGTGGTGACCAGCATCGACCCCGAGATCCTGTTGCTCGACGAGGGTATCGGCGCCGTGGACGCCGACTTCCTGAAGAAGGCGCAGACCCGGCTGGCCCAGCTGGTGGAGCGGTCCGGCATCCTGGTGTTCGCCAGCCACTCCAACGAGTTCCTGGCGCGGCTGTGCAACACCGCGATGTGGATCGACCACGGCACCGTGAAGTTGGAGGGCGGGATCGAAGAGGTGGTCCGCGCCTACGAGGGCGAGGACGCCGCACGGCACGTGCGCGAGGTCCTCGAGGAGACGGCACACACCCATGAGCGGTGA
- a CDS encoding DUF4334 domain-containing protein, with the protein MTDARTTFTELTRRTDRIDDAELDAFWATLVPATVEFMIGEWKGGEFDTGHKANGFMKRLNWFGKTFVSAADAKPLVCLDAEGNRFSNTEAMNGEASLWMEEFRGETVASMVYDGKPVHDHFKVVDDNAVIGMNGKGALDTSSGTPRHLYFYLERV; encoded by the coding sequence ATGACCGACGCCCGCACCACCTTCACCGAGCTGACCCGGCGCACCGACCGGATCGACGACGCCGAACTCGACGCGTTCTGGGCCACCCTCGTGCCCGCGACCGTCGAGTTCATGATCGGCGAGTGGAAGGGCGGCGAGTTCGACACCGGCCACAAGGCCAACGGTTTCATGAAGCGACTCAACTGGTTCGGCAAGACGTTCGTCTCGGCCGCCGACGCCAAGCCCCTGGTCTGCCTGGACGCCGAGGGCAACAGGTTCTCCAACACCGAGGCGATGAACGGCGAGGCCAGCCTCTGGATGGAGGAGTTCCGCGGGGAGACGGTGGCCTCGATGGTCTACGACGGGAAGCCGGTGCACGACCACTTCAAGGTCGTCGACGACAACGCGGTGATCGGCATGAACGGCAAGGGGGCTCTCGACACAAGCTCCGGCACGCCGCGCCACCTGTACTTCTATCTGGAACGGGTGTAG
- a CDS encoding NAD(P)H-quinone oxidoreductase, giving the protein MRAIVSDSGRLTWQTIPDVAPAPGEVLIRVTAAGVNRADLLQAAGNYPPPPGASDIIGLEVSGFLERVGDGVTNWTKGQRVCALLAGGGYAEYVAVPAGQVLPAPDGVPLEHAAGLPEVACTVWSNVVMTAGLRPSQLLLVHGGASGIGTHAIQVARALGCRVAVTAGSRNKLELCAELGAEITIDYHSEDFVEAVRDAGGADVILDIMGAAYLDRNIDALAADGRLVIIGMQGGVKAELNIGKLLAKRGGVFATALRARPVDGPAGKSEIVARVRDEVWPLIADGQVRPVIGAEFPVAEAQAAHELLESGDVSGKVILRVRD; this is encoded by the coding sequence ATGCGCGCGATCGTGTCCGATTCAGGCCGGCTCACCTGGCAAACCATCCCTGACGTCGCGCCTGCGCCCGGCGAGGTTCTCATCCGGGTCACCGCTGCGGGCGTGAACCGGGCCGATCTCCTTCAAGCGGCCGGGAACTATCCGCCACCTCCTGGTGCCAGCGACATCATAGGACTCGAAGTGTCGGGATTCCTAGAGCGCGTCGGTGACGGCGTCACGAATTGGACTAAGGGGCAACGCGTCTGCGCTTTGCTGGCGGGAGGTGGGTACGCCGAGTACGTGGCGGTTCCGGCCGGCCAGGTATTGCCCGCGCCCGACGGCGTCCCCCTCGAACACGCCGCCGGCCTGCCCGAGGTGGCCTGCACCGTCTGGTCGAACGTGGTGATGACCGCCGGCCTGCGCCCGTCCCAACTGCTGCTCGTCCACGGCGGTGCCAGCGGCATCGGCACCCATGCCATCCAGGTGGCGCGCGCGCTGGGGTGTCGCGTCGCGGTGACCGCCGGTTCACGCAACAAACTCGAGCTGTGCGCCGAACTCGGTGCCGAGATCACCATCGACTACCACAGCGAAGATTTCGTCGAAGCCGTGCGAGATGCGGGCGGGGCGGACGTCATCCTCGACATCATGGGAGCGGCCTATCTGGACCGCAACATCGACGCGCTCGCCGCCGACGGCCGGCTGGTGATCATCGGCATGCAGGGCGGCGTCAAGGCCGAGCTGAACATCGGCAAATTGCTGGCCAAGCGCGGCGGCGTGTTCGCCACCGCACTGCGCGCCCGCCCGGTCGACGGCCCCGCAGGCAAGAGCGAGATCGTGGCCCGGGTGCGCGACGAGGTGTGGCCGCTGATCGCCGACGGTCAGGTCCGGCCGGTGATCGGCGCCGAGTTCCCCGTCGCCGAGGCGCAGGCCGCCCACGAACTGCTCGAGTCGGGTGACGTCTCCGGGAAAGTGATTCTGCGCGTTCGCGATTGA
- a CDS encoding MarR family winged helix-turn-helix transcriptional regulator, protein MEGIIGGRTASDTPGLDIAEQRAWQNFLDAALRLYATMNRSLVDRHKLTLNDVRLLDLLARSPSGAARMGDLAESLMSLPSRVTRQIHRLEKQGLVGRGASPDDGRGVLARITPEGREALATALNTYGAAVRAHFLDRLTRPQVAAMGENCRRISVGLKSGTQSVKVGRV, encoded by the coding sequence ATGGAGGGGATCATCGGGGGGCGTACCGCCAGCGATACGCCTGGGCTTGACATTGCAGAACAACGGGCGTGGCAGAACTTTCTGGACGCCGCACTTCGCTTGTACGCCACCATGAATCGTTCGTTGGTGGACCGTCACAAGCTCACACTCAACGACGTTCGGCTGCTCGACCTTCTGGCCAGGTCGCCTTCGGGTGCCGCGCGGATGGGTGATCTGGCGGAGTCGTTGATGTCGCTGCCGAGCCGGGTGACGCGCCAGATCCATCGTTTGGAGAAGCAGGGTCTGGTCGGTCGGGGGGCGAGCCCGGACGACGGACGGGGTGTGCTGGCGCGGATCACGCCGGAAGGGCGCGAGGCGCTGGCGACGGCCCTGAACACCTACGGCGCCGCGGTGCGCGCTCACTTCCTCGACCGTTTGACTCGCCCGCAGGTCGCGGCGATGGGGGAGAACTGCCGTCGGATCAGCGTCGGGCTGAAGTCGGGCACGCAGTCGGTCAAGGTGGGCCGCGTCTAG
- a CDS encoding tyrosine-type recombinase/integrase — MPRQRMIPGDHGRITERSRGGKFYATTYVRDSDGKRRRVERSSDRSAEDARRLLQRHLKGRRPPIAGQEITDRSSLAELFDVWILAKAAEDGVSEQTADQYRQVWAKHGALQLGALRIGEVDTKRAQRHLQDMGATTQAKRLRMILVGMFSMAVRFGVITVNPIREAKPSRATAKTVVREILPDDLVRVRTAVRAYADREGPGPRPGRLLPAFVDLLVATGARPNEVLALRWSDCDPGGEPPTVTIRGTLIDHGRIAGKPLHRQDRRKGDAPEHTVVLPRLGVEALEALKAESIGDGPVFANRDGGWISLANMRRSLRAALPEEMRTRITPHTFRRAVATVVRDALGSEKAQQQLSHAKLATTEKHYLQRHTHGPDVRAVLDEYTSVRK, encoded by the coding sequence ATGCCTAGACAGCGGATGATCCCCGGCGACCATGGCCGTATCACCGAACGCTCACGCGGCGGAAAGTTCTACGCGACAACTTATGTCCGCGACTCCGACGGAAAGCGTCGGAGGGTCGAGCGGTCCAGCGATAGATCTGCCGAGGACGCCCGCCGGCTGTTGCAGCGGCACCTGAAAGGCCGACGCCCGCCAATCGCCGGGCAGGAGATCACCGACAGGTCATCGCTGGCGGAACTGTTCGACGTCTGGATTCTGGCGAAGGCTGCCGAGGACGGCGTTAGTGAACAGACGGCCGACCAGTACCGCCAGGTATGGGCTAAACATGGCGCACTCCAATTGGGCGCGCTGCGCATCGGCGAGGTCGATACGAAGCGGGCCCAGCGTCATCTGCAGGACATGGGTGCGACGACCCAGGCGAAGCGGCTTCGTATGATTCTGGTCGGTATGTTCTCGATGGCGGTCAGGTTCGGAGTCATCACCGTGAATCCGATTCGCGAGGCAAAGCCCTCGAGGGCGACAGCCAAGACGGTCGTGCGAGAGATCCTGCCCGACGATCTTGTGCGCGTTCGTACTGCAGTTCGCGCCTATGCCGACCGTGAGGGGCCGGGTCCGCGACCGGGCCGCTTGTTGCCGGCGTTTGTCGATCTGTTGGTGGCGACGGGAGCCAGGCCAAACGAGGTGTTGGCATTGCGGTGGTCGGACTGCGATCCCGGCGGAGAACCGCCGACGGTCACGATTCGCGGGACGTTGATCGACCATGGCCGCATCGCCGGAAAGCCGCTGCATCGGCAGGACCGCCGGAAGGGCGATGCGCCCGAGCACACGGTCGTTCTGCCCCGTCTCGGTGTCGAGGCGCTGGAAGCATTGAAGGCCGAGTCCATCGGTGATGGCCCCGTGTTCGCCAACCGCGACGGCGGGTGGATATCGCTGGCGAACATGCGCCGCTCGCTGCGGGCCGCGCTCCCCGAGGAGATGCGGACCAGGATCACGCCGCACACGTTCCGGCGTGCGGTCGCCACGGTCGTCCGTGACGCACTGGGCTCCGAGAAGGCGCAGCAGCAGTTGAGCCACGCCAAGCTGGCAACGACCGAAAAGCACTACCTGCAGAGGCACACCCACGGCCCCGACGTCCGTGCTGTGCTGGACGAATACACCAGCGTCCGAAAATGA
- a CDS encoding cutinase family protein gives MGKRSTFSAAAVSAVACASALFGPGVPAAGAQGCSDVEVIFARGTGEPAGVGWLGTAFINTVRGKVGARTVSAYAVNYPADWNLYSSVRAGGSDALARIHTTAANCPDTRIVLGGYSQGAGVIDQLAIGQPVGVFTPMPIPAGDEPRIAAIAVFGNPLRTMNNGGSLVDKSPVYGSRTIDQCATGDKYCSGGTDPMAHYAHLQNGMVDQAGSFVAARVQ, from the coding sequence ATGGGGAAAAGATCGACATTCAGTGCCGCGGCTGTTTCCGCCGTCGCGTGCGCATCCGCACTGTTCGGCCCGGGCGTGCCCGCGGCAGGCGCCCAGGGGTGCAGCGACGTCGAGGTGATCTTCGCCCGGGGGACCGGAGAGCCGGCCGGGGTCGGGTGGCTCGGAACCGCGTTCATCAACACCGTGCGCGGCAAGGTCGGCGCGAGAACCGTTTCGGCGTATGCGGTCAACTACCCCGCCGACTGGAATCTGTACTCGTCGGTGCGGGCAGGCGGTTCCGACGCGTTGGCCCGCATCCACACCACGGCGGCGAACTGCCCCGACACCCGCATCGTCCTGGGCGGGTACTCCCAGGGTGCAGGCGTCATCGACCAGCTCGCGATCGGGCAACCCGTCGGAGTGTTCACGCCGATGCCCATACCCGCAGGAGACGAACCCCGAATCGCGGCAATCGCGGTGTTCGGCAACCCCTTACGCACGATGAACAATGGGGGGTCGCTGGTGGACAAGAGTCCCGTCTACGGCAGCCGCACCATCGACCAGTGCGCCACCGGTGACAAGTACTGCAGCGGAGGCACGGACCCCATGGCGCACTACGCCCACCTGCAGAACGGCATGGTCGACCAGGCGGGTTCGTTCGTCGCCGCCCGCGTGCAGTGA
- a CDS encoding DUF6541 family protein: MGFGFGVLLALLLLVGPGAIIARCGGLHWPAAVAVGPALTYGAAAMAIVPFGALGLPWNAASALLAVVVVAVAVTCLRVLLRRFTAPRPDDRAVPPRGAGLLVAGGVLLGAVLIWLAATRGLENWQSIPSTWDAVWHANTIRFILDTGQASPTHMGELRNIETHEALYYPSTFHAVAAVFAQLSGAAPTTAYTVSSVAVSSWLFPVSAAVLTWQLLRSRTGPWPTAGAAATAAALSASFTAVPYVEFDTASMPNLAAYGIAVPVFVLTTTTLAHRDRIPMAVLAVVGVFSVHITGGVVTVLLVAAWWLVEALRHPVRGRLTDTGTLLLVGAPAVAVLLPQFLGVLQQAEIIEGHSFVTHQGKKRALFDAVVQHTRHLNDFPIQWVLIALAAVGGVILLVRRVWWPLPVWLLLVVAIVHSSAPFGGPAGALTGTFSDLFYSDPRRLSAVVSMLLSAPAGIAAYTIVAAVVGRMGRLDPRLRYATGGAVLVLTCVVSAVLYLPRHEFLFGEKYDSVIIDGKDLEAFAHLAALPGARDTLVANANTDGTAWMYAVAGLHPLWTHYDYPVQQGPGYHRFIIWAYADDADTDPRVAEAVSALNIRYLLVSTPVVRGFVMPDGLASLDKSRSWEKIYDNGEARIYQWRGARPE, encoded by the coding sequence GTGGGCTTCGGGTTCGGCGTTCTCCTTGCGCTGTTGTTGCTGGTGGGGCCCGGGGCAATCATCGCGCGGTGCGGCGGACTGCACTGGCCCGCGGCCGTCGCGGTCGGACCGGCCCTGACCTACGGCGCCGCAGCCATGGCCATCGTCCCGTTCGGCGCGCTGGGCCTGCCGTGGAACGCGGCGTCGGCGCTGCTGGCCGTCGTCGTGGTGGCGGTCGCCGTGACGTGTTTGCGGGTGCTGCTGCGCCGATTCACCGCGCCCCGGCCCGACGACCGCGCCGTGCCGCCGCGGGGGGCGGGACTGCTGGTGGCCGGCGGCGTGTTGCTCGGCGCGGTGCTGATCTGGCTGGCCGCTACCCGCGGGCTCGAGAACTGGCAGTCGATTCCCAGCACCTGGGATGCCGTGTGGCACGCCAACACCATCCGGTTCATCCTCGACACCGGGCAGGCCTCCCCCACCCACATGGGCGAACTGCGCAACATCGAGACCCACGAAGCGCTCTACTACCCGTCCACGTTCCACGCGGTCGCCGCTGTCTTCGCCCAGCTGTCCGGCGCCGCACCGACGACGGCGTACACCGTCAGCTCGGTCGCGGTGTCGAGCTGGCTGTTCCCCGTCAGCGCCGCGGTGCTGACCTGGCAGCTGCTGCGCTCCCGGACCGGCCCGTGGCCCACCGCGGGCGCGGCCGCCACGGCCGCCGCGCTGTCGGCGTCGTTCACCGCGGTGCCCTACGTGGAGTTCGACACCGCATCCATGCCGAACCTCGCCGCGTACGGCATCGCGGTGCCCGTCTTCGTGCTCACCACCACGACCCTGGCCCACCGCGACCGCATCCCGATGGCCGTGCTGGCTGTCGTGGGGGTGTTCTCGGTGCACATCACCGGCGGCGTGGTCACCGTCCTGCTGGTGGCCGCGTGGTGGCTCGTCGAGGCGTTGCGCCATCCCGTGCGCGGCCGGCTGACCGACACCGGCACGCTGCTACTCGTCGGCGCGCCGGCGGTCGCCGTGCTGCTGCCCCAGTTCCTCGGGGTCCTGCAGCAGGCCGAGATCATCGAGGGCCACTCGTTCGTCACCCATCAGGGCAAGAAGAGGGCGCTGTTCGATGCCGTCGTGCAGCACACCCGCCATCTCAACGACTTCCCGATCCAGTGGGTACTGATCGCGTTGGCCGCCGTCGGAGGGGTGATCCTGCTCGTCCGGCGGGTGTGGTGGCCGCTGCCTGTGTGGCTGCTGCTCGTGGTGGCGATCGTGCACTCCTCAGCGCCGTTCGGGGGTCCGGCCGGGGCGCTCACCGGGACGTTCAGTGACCTCTTCTACAGCGATCCCCGCCGCCTGTCGGCGGTGGTGAGCATGCTGCTGAGCGCGCCGGCCGGCATCGCCGCCTACACGATCGTCGCGGCCGTCGTCGGACGGATGGGCCGGCTCGATCCGCGGCTCCGGTACGCCACCGGCGGCGCGGTTCTGGTGCTGACGTGCGTCGTCTCGGCCGTGCTCTACCTTCCCCGCCACGAGTTCCTGTTCGGCGAGAAGTACGACTCGGTGATCATCGACGGGAAGGACCTGGAGGCGTTCGCCCACCTGGCCGCGCTGCCCGGGGCGCGGGACACCCTGGTCGCCAACGCCAACACCGACGGCACCGCATGGATGTACGCGGTCGCCGGCCTGCATCCGCTGTGGACCCACTACGACTATCCGGTGCAGCAGGGGCCGGGGTATCACCGGTTCATCATCTGGGCCTATGCCGACGACGCCGACACCGATCCACGGGTGGCCGAGGCCGTCTCGGCGCTGAACATCCGCTACCTTCTCGTGAGCACGCCGGTGGTGCGGGGCTTCGTGATGCCCGACGGTCTGGCGTCGCTGGACAAATCCCGTTCCTGGGAGAAGATCTACGACAACGGCGAGGCGCGCATCTACCAGTGGCGCGGAGCCCGACCGGAATGA
- a CDS encoding bacterial proteasome activator family protein, whose protein sequence is MTSDTTDDDNVEIIGDSSTDMEQDSDSKSLTDLVEQPAKVMRIGTMIKQLLEEVRAAPLDEASRGRLRDIHRTSIRELEDGLAPELRAELERLTLPFTEEEVPSDSELRIAQAQLVGWLEGLFHGIQTALFAQQMAARQQLEQMRQGALPPGVVVPGQRGGHSTGQYL, encoded by the coding sequence ATGACTTCTGACACCACCGACGACGACAACGTCGAGATCATCGGCGACAGCTCCACCGATATGGAGCAGGACTCGGACAGCAAGTCGCTGACCGATCTCGTCGAGCAGCCGGCAAAGGTGATGCGCATCGGCACGATGATCAAACAGCTGCTCGAGGAGGTGCGCGCCGCGCCGCTGGACGAGGCGAGCCGCGGCCGGCTGCGCGACATCCACCGCACCAGCATCCGCGAACTGGAGGACGGGCTGGCCCCGGAGTTGCGCGCCGAACTCGAGCGGCTCACGCTGCCGTTCACCGAAGAGGAGGTGCCGTCGGACTCCGAACTGCGCATCGCGCAGGCCCAGCTGGTGGGGTGGCTCGAAGGCCTGTTCCACGGCATCCAGACCGCGCTCTTCGCCCAGCAGATGGCGGCCCGTCAGCAACTCGAGCAGATGCGTCAGGGCGCGCTGCCGCCCGGCGTGGTGGTGCCCGGCCAGCGCGGCGGGCACAGCACCGGCCAGTACCTGTGA
- a CDS encoding crotonase/enoyl-CoA hydratase family protein produces MGSSYESLTVDIADHIAQVTLIGPGKGNAMGPAFWAELPQAFAELDADPDVRAIVLTGSGRNFSYGLDLAAMGGTLSPMMAEGALAKSRADFHARLKTMQQSITAVADCRTPTIAAIQGWCIGGGVDLISAVDIRYASADAKFSVREVKLAIVADVGSLARLPLILSDGHLRELALTGKDIDADRAEKIGLVNDVYPDAEAALAAARATAAEIAANPPLVVAGIKDVLDEQRTAAVSASLRYVAAWNSAFLPSKDLTEGITAMFEKRAPEFKGE; encoded by the coding sequence ATGGGCAGCAGCTATGAGTCATTGACCGTCGACATCGCCGACCACATCGCGCAGGTCACGCTCATCGGACCCGGCAAGGGCAACGCGATGGGCCCGGCGTTCTGGGCCGAACTCCCCCAGGCCTTCGCCGAACTGGACGCCGACCCCGACGTGCGGGCGATCGTGCTGACCGGGTCGGGCCGCAACTTCAGCTACGGCCTGGACCTGGCGGCGATGGGCGGCACGCTGTCGCCGATGATGGCCGAGGGCGCGCTGGCCAAATCCCGCGCCGACTTCCACGCCCGGCTCAAGACCATGCAGCAGTCGATCACCGCCGTCGCGGACTGCCGCACCCCGACCATCGCGGCGATCCAGGGCTGGTGCATCGGCGGCGGCGTCGACCTGATCTCGGCCGTCGACATCCGCTACGCCAGCGCCGACGCGAAATTCTCCGTCCGCGAGGTCAAGCTCGCCATCGTCGCCGACGTCGGCTCGCTGGCGCGGCTGCCGCTGATCCTGTCCGACGGGCATCTGCGGGAGCTGGCGTTGACGGGCAAGGACATCGACGCCGACCGCGCCGAGAAGATCGGCCTGGTCAATGACGTGTATCCCGATGCAGAAGCCGCCCTGGCCGCCGCGCGGGCCACCGCGGCCGAGATCGCCGCGAACCCGCCGCTGGTCGTCGCCGGCATCAAGGACGTCCTCGACGAGCAGCGCACCGCTGCCGTGTCGGCCAGCCTGCGTTACGTCGCGGCGTGGAACTCGGCGTTCCTTCCGTCGAAAGACCTCACCGAGGGCATCACCGCGATGTTCGAGAAGCGGGCACCCGAGTTCAAAGGGGAGTGA
- a CDS encoding cysteine desulfurase-like protein produces the protein MAYDVARVRGLHPSLGDGWVHLDAQHGMLLPDTVSRAVSTAFRGSMPTVSSPHPSSRRSAAVLAAARQAVADLVNADPGGVVLGADRAVLLTSLADAASARVGLGYEVVVSRLDDEANIAPWLRAANRYGAKVKWAEVDIETGELPTWQWEGLVTRPTRMVALASASATLGTVTELREVTKLVHEVGGLVVVDHSAAAPYRLIDIQEVEADVVALNALAWGGPPIGALVFRDPSMIDAFGSVSLNPYATGPDRLELGTHQFGLLAGVVASIEYLAGLEDSAQGSRRERLEVSMRSVSGYLNGLFDYLLSSLRLLPAVMVIGSPEVRIPVLSFAVENVPAERVVQRLADNGILAIANANSRVLDVIGVNDIGGAVTIGLAHYSTAAEVDQLVRALASLG, from the coding sequence ATGGCATACGACGTCGCCCGGGTGCGTGGATTGCACCCGTCGTTGGGCGATGGCTGGGTGCATCTGGACGCACAGCACGGGATGCTGCTGCCGGACACCGTGAGCCGGGCCGTCTCCACCGCGTTTCGCGGTTCGATGCCGACGGTGTCGAGTCCGCACCCGTCGTCGCGGCGCAGCGCTGCGGTACTGGCCGCCGCGCGCCAGGCAGTGGCCGATCTGGTCAACGCGGACCCTGGCGGGGTGGTTCTGGGCGCCGATCGTGCGGTGTTGCTGACCTCGCTCGCCGACGCCGCGTCCGCCCGGGTGGGCCTCGGCTACGAGGTGGTGGTGTCGCGACTCGACGACGAGGCGAACATCGCCCCGTGGCTGCGCGCGGCCAACCGCTACGGCGCGAAGGTCAAGTGGGCCGAGGTCGACATCGAGACCGGTGAACTGCCGACCTGGCAGTGGGAGGGGCTGGTCACCCGGCCCACCCGCATGGTCGCGTTGGCCTCTGCCTCAGCGACTTTGGGGACGGTGACGGAACTCCGCGAAGTGACCAAGCTGGTTCACGAGGTCGGCGGTCTTGTGGTGGTGGACCACTCCGCCGCGGCGCCGTACCGGCTCATCGACATCCAGGAGGTCGAGGCCGACGTGGTGGCGCTCAACGCGCTCGCCTGGGGTGGCCCGCCGATCGGTGCGCTGGTCTTCCGCGATCCCTCGATGATCGACGCGTTCGGCTCGGTGTCGCTGAACCCGTACGCCACCGGGCCGGACCGCCTCGAGCTCGGCACCCATCAGTTCGGCCTGCTGGCGGGTGTGGTGGCGAGCATCGAATACCTTGCCGGCCTGGAGGATTCAGCACAGGGCAGTCGCCGGGAGCGGCTCGAGGTGTCGATGCGGTCGGTGTCGGGGTACCTGAACGGACTTTTCGACTACCTGTTGTCCTCGTTGCGCCTGCTGCCGGCGGTGATGGTGATCGGCAGCCCGGAGGTGCGGATCCCGGTGCTCAGTTTCGCGGTCGAGAACGTGCCGGCCGAGCGCGTCGTGCAGCGGCTGGCCGACAACGGCATCCTCGCGATCGCGAACGCGAACTCCCGCGTACTCGACGTGATCGGTGTCAACGACATCGGCGGCGCGGTGACGATCGGGCTGGCCCATTACAGCACCGCCGCCGAGGTGGACCAGCTGGTGCGGGCGCTCGCGTCGCTGGGCTGA
- the hisC gene encoding histidinol-phosphate transaminase translates to MPARLRPELADLPAYAPGKTVPGAIKIASNETVDGPLPSVRAAVEKALDGINRYPDNGYVELKQRLAKHVDFAPEHISVGCGSVSLCQQLIQITCTVGDEVLFGWRSFEIYPLQVRTAGATPVQVPLTDHTFDLDAMLAAITDRTRLIFVCNPNNPTSTVVDPEALARFVEAVPPDVMVVLDEAYIEYIRDGLVPDSFGLVRAHSNVVVLRTFSKAYGLAGLRVGYAVADPEIITALSKVYVPFTATTVSQAAAIASLDAADELLERTDAVVAERVRVSAALREAGYEVPPSQANFVWLPLPGRASAFAADAANSRIIVRPYGEDGVRVTVAAPDENDAFLAFARTWTGRA, encoded by the coding sequence GTGCCCGCCCGTCTGCGCCCCGAACTCGCCGATCTTCCCGCCTACGCGCCGGGCAAGACCGTGCCGGGCGCCATCAAGATCGCCAGCAACGAGACCGTCGACGGACCGCTGCCCAGCGTGCGCGCCGCGGTCGAGAAGGCCCTCGACGGCATCAACCGCTACCCCGACAACGGGTACGTCGAGCTCAAGCAGCGGTTGGCCAAACATGTCGACTTCGCGCCCGAACACATCTCGGTGGGCTGCGGATCGGTCAGCCTGTGCCAACAGCTGATCCAGATCACCTGCACCGTCGGTGACGAGGTCCTGTTCGGCTGGCGCAGCTTCGAGATCTACCCGCTGCAGGTCCGCACCGCCGGCGCCACCCCCGTGCAGGTACCGCTGACCGACCACACCTTCGACCTGGACGCGATGCTCGCCGCGATCACCGACCGCACGCGGCTGATCTTCGTCTGCAACCCGAACAACCCGACCAGCACCGTCGTCGACCCGGAGGCACTGGCCCGGTTCGTCGAAGCCGTACCGCCGGACGTCATGGTGGTGCTCGACGAGGCCTACATCGAGTACATCCGCGACGGCCTCGTCCCCGACAGTTTCGGCCTGGTGCGGGCCCACAGCAATGTCGTTGTGCTGCGCACCTTTTCGAAGGCCTACGGGCTGGCAGGCCTGCGCGTCGGGTACGCCGTCGCCGATCCGGAGATCATCACCGCGCTGTCGAAGGTGTACGTGCCCTTCACCGCGACCACCGTCTCGCAGGCCGCCGCGATCGCATCCCTGGACGCCGCCGACGAACTGCTCGAGCGCACCGACGCCGTCGTGGCCGAACGGGTGCGGGTGTCGGCGGCGCTGCGCGAGGCCGGTTACGAGGTGCCGCCGTCACAGGCCAACTTCGTCTGGCTGCCGCTGCCCGGCAGGGCGTCCGCGTTCGCCGCCGACGCCGCCAACAGCCGCATCATCGTCCGGCCCTACGGTGAGGACGGCGTCCGGGTCACCGTCGCCGCCCCCGACGAGAACGACGCCTTCCTCGCCTTCGCCCGCACATGGACAGGACGCGCATGA